DNA from Platichthys flesus chromosome 20, fPlaFle2.1, whole genome shotgun sequence:
AGCGTCAGAAAACGATTCATGATGAATTAGAGTTGTATCTTGTACCTTGAAGAGCTCAAACAGCATGTGATAGAGGTGAGAGGGCACGTACACGATGTTGATCGAGTGGTTCTTCTTCTTATCTGCAGACACAAAGCAGCGTTTCCTTCATTTCATCCACTTCATTTAAAAATTCATTATCCCTTTTTCCATCCGTGGCGATTATTCTGCTTTGTGAGGACGAAGAGGAACGGGCCTGTGTGTCAATATTGTCTGATGCAGTCAGCCGGGCCAAATGAGCGATCACTTCAGCTTCAGAGCTATAATTAGGACCCATCAGGCCCATCTGGCTGATTTACtctgcatgtgcacacagaggGCGTCGCTCCGTCATCTAAAAAACCTCACAGTGGACTTCTGCACCAGGGAATATTTGCATTTACAGTAAAAAGGGAGTAAGTGTTTACTCTTACTGTTCATCTCCTGCAGTATCAGATCGGGGGAGCAGAGATAGTACTGGTCACACAGCATCTTGGCGCTGTGGAAGGCGTCTGGTGAAGAGCAGCGAGATCAGAAATCAGGATTAGAACATTAAAAGAACATGAGCAGGCGAAATATCCTCttaaatcaatacaaaacaaaGGAGCTAATCCttgtttaatctttaatctaGAGACAAAAGCAATTATCACCTCAAAATTCACCCAAACATAATTCATATTTACCCTGGACGACGTCCTCGACCCGGCAGAGGGGGTCGATGCTGCCGATGGTGTTGGGGTGCACCGGGTTGGTGGTGCCGTCGAAGAtaagagctgcagagagaaaagaccTCACGTTAAAAAGAGGACGCGGTGAGTCATCTGTAATTAATGGAACATCTTAAAGAGCAAGTTTAAAATACGATGCAGGATTTAGCACCGATGCCACAGAGAGGctgttgacaataataatagtgattGTAAAATGAAGTCTATAATTTGTAAGATGTTCTAAAATGTGACAGTGGGCTCGTTTCTGCTCACATAGGAAGTGCTGAATATTATtgaatataatttatatacTACAGTTATAACAGATACTGCTCTACATTGGGAAAGAAACATCTTTTCAAAGATCAGCCTGGGAGGAAATGACAAACCTGGTTCTATAGTTAATTACACACATCAAAGTTTCCCTTCATGCAACAGTCGCTGTGAAGCACAACACACGTCTACGAGCTCACGACTCACTATCATCAGATAAATGTTCATGTGTTCAGCAACCGGATCAAAGGATGTCACAGATAAATGAAAATCTATGATAAAACAATCACATCAAGTTGATTATGATGGTTTGATggtttcagtgtcttgctcaaagACACGTTGACAGACAGAGGATTGAACCAGTGACTGTTATCTCCACTGTGACAACCCACAGGTGACACATTAACTATTTGGAACCGGGGAACAATATAGTGGATAATGAAACTGGAGGGTGAGTGACTCACTGTGCTGGTTGATGAGCATGCGGATGGAGATGCGGCTCATGTAGAAGCGGTCCAGGAAGTACTGGATGTTCTGATTGGTCACCGGGTCCTGGGAGAAGGCCTCTTTGTACTCGATGATGCCCTGGGCCATGGTGGGCACCACGTCGTTGTGCCGGTTCCTGATGGTCACCAAGGCGTCCACAAACCTGGGGAGGGCGGACGTGAAGACATTCAGGTGTCGGGGGAAACTCTCTTCTGTCCCAATCGAAGGGAGAGGGTGgaaaaactttaatctgataTGAGCTCAGagctaaaaaaaatccacttgaGTTGTTGTGTCCCTTTAAGACATGAAAACTGATCACAGATCAGCAGGTTGGAATATAAGAAACATGAGAAACTTACTCTCCCAGGACTTTGTGGTCGTCAGGATTCTTGTCAAGGAAGTCAAGGATCTCCATTAAGCTCTGGATGTACCTGACAaatcataacaaacacacacacacacacacacagacacacacacacacattaacacttgTTGTAAATGTGAGACAGAAAGAACTGGAatgttattaaaatattaaaacagtgGATTTTTTGGTGTCAGGGTGAATTTCTCTCAGTAGAACAGAACCACAGTTGAAAACAACGTCACGTGACATGTGACAAGAAACTGGGGTAAAGTTCACAGCGAAgagccccacccccccacactcacactcacacagacacacacactcactctcacacacaaagacacacacacaggagtcgTCCAACTCGGTCAGAGGCTGCCGTTGTAATTCAGAGCACGATGATCACACAGTGGGAAAATAAAACGGCCTCATTCCAGCGTGATAGACAAGTCGGCAGCTGTTGACTCTGCAGCCAAAAGGGGTTCTggttctggatctggatctggatctagGCCCTgatatggttttgtttttcttattcatAAGTCAGATAAATCAAACCCGTGACTCACCAGCTCTGAACCGTCTGCACCGACGAGGTTGTGAGAAGTTTGTCGGGCAGGAGGTTGATTTCCTTCATGATGTTGGAGAGTCGCACAGGAAGCTCCTGTCTCAGGAAGACGAAGGACGTCTTCTCACAGGCGTTGATTGAACctgagacaacacacacacacacacacacacacacacagctgatcagTATCTATTGATTAGCTGATTGGCAGAGGAGAATCCAGGTATCTGGGTTGTGGGAAACTGTGAAgagatcttttttttgtatACATGTTAATTTAGATCTGATCAGAGTCACGTGATCAATGATAACGATGATGAACAGTTGACGCTCTATTACTCTGTCGGACCCTGAGCCTCAGTCCTCACTGACCAGTTTCATCTGAAGGGGGGCCGAATAAACCATTCACTTCCTGTGGGCAAGCTGGTTCCCAGTCGAGTCCatctttggtgaactttgacccagtTCCCATTGACCCAAAGTGTGACTGGGCCCTGAGTCCCAATCAGGAAGTGAGCATCTTTTCCAAAAGTCTAAACTGCAGCcgtggagttttcaaactaaaacgaggCCGGATAACGTTTCCCAATCTCTCAGtaggaagtgatgtcacaaaTCAAAACACTGCTCGCACTGATTGTCTGTCTCCCTTAAAACCTGCTGCCTGCTACActtatatacaaatatatgttaTGTCCCTATTTGAGGAGACGtggaaacacatttgaaaacacgTCCCTGTTTCGGCCGTGTAGCCAGGACGGGGACAGACGAGGGTGGGAGACATTTCAAACTCGCCATACAGGTACTCACAGTGGAACACGTGTCCCACTGCACAGTGTGAGGACACTTGTGAACTGTAAATAGCACATGTCAGTCTGGAGATTAAGACACAGCATTCGTAGAAGTGACACATTCTTGAATCAGCATTGATGTAGTTTAACTTGTATACTTTAAAATGGACTTAACAAGCAGTTTGAAGTGGTCAGCTGGGGAAGTGATGGACGGTTTCACCATTCTTTACCAAACTTTAAATTAACTCTCATTAGTTTTTCACAAAACACATATTACAAATGGCTGCAGCCCAAATAATAaccattatattatttttaaatggataTTTGCATGGTGTTTAAAGCATTCACAATATCTGTGTTTCTGCTCGTGAACCTTCACTTGAGATGAATTCCTCTGCAGAATGACTTTGCTAACTGACCTGAGAGCTGCTGCCTCACTGTTGTGATGCAtctttccagcagcagctcagctctgcAGCGTCTCAGGGCCCAGACGCTGCAGAGCTGAGCTGACGCAACTCTGTGCTGAGTGACActatgatgctgctgctgctgcacacccAGCTCATGCGTTCACGTCCTCTGCACACATGCATTGGGACTCGAGCTGCAGCCACACGATCACATCCCCACAGACACATGATGACCGACACAGTACTCACCGAAGTCGAGGAACTGCTTCATGGAGAGCGGGGAGGGGGAGAACTTGGAGAAGTGCTCGATGTGTTTGGGGACACTGGCCAGAGCCGCGTTCTTCATGATGAACCGCACCAGCTTCATCGTGGCTGAGGAAGATGGGGACACTGGGGGGACTGGTTCGCGCTCGTCCCGGTTCCACCGACTGACTGCTCCAGCTGACCGGAGACGGGCACGCGCCTTCGAGGGACAGACGGGGACGCAGCGTGCTCCAGCCAATCAAAAGCTCGGCTCGGGTTTATTTACGTTCGCAGCTGGCCAGTAGGGATCGCTGGGAGGCGGGGTTAAATTATGTCTCTGTGCAGCCGCAGCCAATCAGGAAGCTATGATTGTGTAATAGTGTGATGTATTGATCACTTATCAGACAACCACCACGAACGTTATAGTGTTAATatgttataaataataatataaatataattataatacacTAAAAaatttatttatacagctcTTTACTTCACAAAGTTACAAAGAACTAAATTTACATCTCAGTTTATGAAATActatttttatacaaataacTTTGTACAACATACCTGCAGTTAAACTTATTATAGCTTATTTTATAATAGAGTGTGTATTTCAATATcgtatacatgtaaataaatatatcctCATGCAATCAACATGTATATTTCTCTTATAtctaatattttttatatcGGTAATGAAAGAAGTATATTGTATTTTGTACTTATTGtctatataattattattgtaattttctGTTTCATCTTGATCCTGTTAACATATTCTAATCCAGGAAATTAAGAGGAGGgcaataaaatgcattttttcctAAGACATCCGGGAAATAATGAACAATATAGAGTTCAtattgatcagaaaattatCTTATTTAGATCCGCTGATCATTAGGCATCACATGGAATAAATTACAGCATTATGAaataatattatgataaaaaaGTTCATTACCTGGTTGGGGTGTTTTAAAGTGTGTGCACAGCATCGCCCCTCAGATGCTGTTTATTCATATTATTGAATTATTAACCCTACGATATGTCATttcagccactaggggtctctcaatcaaaacaatcacaaaacaACTAGTGGAAGTAAAGAACGAGTGGTTAACTGAGTGTTTGACTTTGGGTTTGAACGTTGTTgaaagtacacaagtcaacaaaatacaGAACAAACAGCCAGTCAAGTTGGTTTTAGACGTTTCAAAGAAGaattgtttcattatttatctCTCACTTATAAAAAGTGCACACGCTGGAGCTGAACTTCAAAGCTGCTCATAAATTCATACCCATGCACCGAGAACAGTGGGAGTTGTTTACTCCCTCGTCTCCCGAGGGACAGAAGTTCACCCTGTGTGAACGGTTCCACAGGAAGTTGGCCATCGATGGTTTTCAATAGAAATGCCTCGGTCAGGGAACAGAGTGTCCCGGTCAAATCTCCTCTTACATAAGCTGAGTCAGTACAGTAGGGAATGCCTTTGTGCCGCCGGCCCGTCGAGCCTCACCAGCAAAACAAGCAGGCGTTCACTACACATTCTGTCGCTGCCGAACCCCCGACGGTGATATCACAGTGAAACAAACTAAATATCACGACTCAGTTCAGATAATCAGCTGATTCCCTGCCAGACAGCAACAAAGCATGGATTAGTCACAGTTGCTTCCAGACGACAGTTGTTTGTTGTGCTGCATCTTTTCAGCTCTGACAGGATTTTCTCTCAAGTCGCTCTGGGCTCATTCGAACAGAGCATTCAGGATATGAGCCGTCCACCTGACATTTACACAAACCagctgtttgtttgcatttagcTGTGTTTTCTGTAACAGACACTTGTCACGCGTGTCCTCCTGCAGGCGGGTGTGTCCTtcgagggagagaagaggaactGACGGATCTCCAGCTACAGAAGAGAGAAGGTTGGACACTTGTCGTCCAGAGCAAAACACTCACTCACCTCCActcaccacatcctccacctttCACTCCCTCTTATCTCCGCCACACAGAGCGCTTCCTATTctccctctttgtttctgtgtgattaACTCACTGGTTATTCAGAATCATCAACATTATCTTTCTGCTCTCCAGCCTCGTTGTTGTGAACCTCATCTTCTCTGGCTCGTCGGCCTCCTCCACTGCTTCCTCCCGGGCTACAGTGACCTCCATGATGTAAAGAACCCAGTGATGCACAGGGTTTAATGTGGGAAGCAGAGGGAGCAGGTATCggatccacacacacaggatcagcTGATAACCTGAGTTTAGGTTGTTGGAGAGAAAACGTCTGATCAGTTCCTCCCTGAATAAATAAACCTCAGTGTCTAACAATAGAGAACTTTGACTTCCAGTAGGTTCTCTCATAGCCAGTCAATCAAGGATGTAATGGTGGTTTATCAACTGCTCATAAAACACCAGCAGGTTGCATCACAATCCATTATTTATGAATCATTGTCGGGTAATAACTTCCTGTTGCACAAACCGATCCCCGGAGACACGTCCAGTGGAGAGTGCTTTACTggtcggggggtggggggggtgcagggggtGTTGGGTTTTGGCTCCCCACCAGTACTTTTCCACTCTCCATCCCGGGGGCCTACATTCCAGCCAGCAGCCAGCTCCTGTTCCCGACTGTCAACAGAGGGCGAAACGGGCAGAAGAGCTGGGCCGCTCTGTCAGAGTCGTATCGGAGGGCGAGCCAGTGCACAACAACAGCTCCAGTGGAAATTTCCCCTCGCTGcgggggggccgggggggggggggggggggggcggctgtcGACCCATTAGCCTGAACCGGGGTcactccagagagaagctgcgtCCAAACAACCAGCGACTCCTCTCACAGGATGGAACACGGCCTTTTGAACGTTTGAGTGAAAATCAAACTTCTTCCCCTCTAaactctgctcctcctcgttGCATGTTCCTGCTCAGCGTCTGTTTCACAAAAGGACCAAAAGGTTAAATAACTAATCAAGCACTTTGTGTTCTGACAATTCATCTGACCAGAGTTCAATCATCGAGGCATTCACAGAGAGGGAAGCTGAAACTTCACGAGGCGACGACGACCACGTgaagacagagcagaggagaggctCCACCAATCAAGGGCATGAATACAGCGTTAAATGGTCGTTATGATGAAGGGCTGACACTGAACAATGGAATTAATTAACAAGTGGAGGACGAAGGAAAACTTGAGCATAAACTTCTGTCGCCAAAAACTTCTTCAGGGATTTTATTAAATTCTGCCTTTTGAGCTAAGAGACTGTCTCTGATATTAACAGCATGATTCCATGTAGCTTTAAGCAGacactctatatatatatattaaataacactatatatatctatatctggCAGAAGcacatatacaaatacacatagatgaatattCGACCTTGAAGAAAATAACCTCTCTAAATGAATGAGTTTGGAGTTTGGTTTGGAGTGAGAAGGAAACCACATGTGGAATTCTTGTTCTTTTTCCTGATGTTAATAATAGTTGGTCGTTTATAGGCTGCCGCTCTGGCAGACGTCATCTGTTGCCTGAAGGCTCGGTGACACGAAGCCGTCTCTGCTTCATCTGCCCACTGTTTGCTGGACTGGTTTCAGAACAAGAACCAGTAAACAGCCGAGGAGAACATGAATGAATCAGTGACTTCGATTCAAGACCAAATAGAAAAGGGCCTGTTTATATGTAGGATGTGTTACGTAAGGACCTCCCACAGgtctgttatttatttgatgaaGAACGCACCGGgggggcgcggggggggggggttgatggtTGTGTGCTCTGCCACTGAATGAGTgttattatatgatccctgtCGTCAGCTGCATAGTCAGAAAACAGCTTTCGTTCACAGTCGACCTAGA
Protein-coding regions in this window:
- the pdk2a gene encoding pyruvate dehydrogenase (acetyl-transferring) kinase isozyme 2, mitochondrial, giving the protein MKLVRFIMKNAALASVPKHIEHFSKFSPSPLSMKQFLDFGSINACEKTSFVFLRQELPVRLSNIMKEINLLPDKLLTTSSVQTVQSWYIQSLMEILDFLDKNPDDHKVLGEFVDALVTIRNRHNDVVPTMAQGIIEYKEAFSQDPVTNQNIQYFLDRFYMSRISIRMLINQHTLIFDGTTNPVHPNTIGSIDPLCRVEDVVQDAFHSAKMLCDQYYLCSPDLILQEMNNKKKNHSINIVYVPSHLYHMLFELFKNAMRATIETHESSNNLPPIQVMVSLGGEDMSIKVSDKGGGVPFRRIENLFSYMYSTAPAPQIGEYTRPPLAGFGYGLPISRLYAKYFQGDLQLYSMEGHGTDAVIYLKALSTDSIERLPVYNKTALKNYKVSQEADDWCIPSKEPLDLSNYKVAK